The genome window GATGCTCCGGATGCCCTGGAGCCAGAGTTGGGTTGTTATTACAGCTGTTATTGTGTGTCAGCGTGTTAttatctccatggcaacagtctgattctatagtagtagtagtagtagtagtagtagcagtagtagtagtagtagtaatagtagcagtagtagtagcagtagtagtagtagtaatagtagcagtagtagtagcagtagtagtagtagcagtagtagtagcagtagtagtagtagtagcagtagcagtagcagtagtagtagtagtagtagtagtagcagtagtagtagtagcagtagtagtagcagtagtagtagtagtagtagcagtatagtagtagtagcagtagtagtagcagtagcagtagtagcagcagtagtagtagtagtagcagtagtagtagtagtaatagtagcagtagtagtagcagtagcagtagtagtagcagtagtggtagcagcagtagtagtagcagtagcagtagtagcagtagtagtagtagcagtagtagcagtagtagcagcagtagtattagcagtagcagcagcagtagcagcagtagtagtagcagcagtagtagtagtagcagcagtagtagtagcagcagtagtagtagcagcagtagtagtagtagcagcatagcagcagtagtagtagcagcagtagtagaagtagtagaagtagtagtagtagtagtagcagtagtagtagcagcagtagtagtagcagcagtagtagtagcagcagtagcagaagtagtagcagtagtagcagtagtagcagtagtagtagtagtagtagtagtagcagcagcagtagtagtagcagtagtagtagtagtagtagtagtagcagtagcagtattagcagcagcagtagtagcagtattagcagtattagcagtagcagcagtattagcatagcagcagtagtagtagcagcagtagtagtagtagtagcagtagtagcagtagtagtagtagtagtttagtagcagcagtagtagcagcagtagtagcagcagtagtagtagcagtagtagtagtagtatagtagtagcagtagcagtattagcagcagcagtagtagcagtattagcagtattagcagtagcagcagtattagcagtagcagtagtagtagtattagcagcagtattagcagtattagcagtagcagcagtagtagtagcagtagcagcagcagtagcaacagtagtatagcagcagtagtagtagtagcagcagtagcagcagtagtagtagcagcagtagtagaagtagtagaagtagtagtagtggcagtagtagtagcagcagtagtagaagtagtagaagttgtagcagtagtagcagtagtagtagtagtagtagtagcagtagtagcagtagtagtagcagtagtagtagtagcagtagtagcagtagtagtagtagtagtagtagcagcagtagcagtagtagtagtgacagtagtagtagcagtagcagtattagcagcagcagtagtagcagcagtagtagcagtattagcagtattagcagtagcagcagtattagcagtagcagtagtagtagtattagcagcagtattagcagtagtacagtagcagcagtagtagtagcagtagcagcagcagtagcagcagtagtagtagcagcagtagtagtagtagcagcagtagcagcagtagtagtagcagcagtagtaagaagtatagtagtagcagtagtagtagccgcagtagtagtagcagcagtagtagtagcagcagtagcagtagtagtagaagtagtagaagtagtagcagtagtagtagtagcagtagtagtagtagtagtatagtagtagtagcagcagtagtagtagtagtagtagtagtagtagtagtagtagccgtagcagtattagcagcagcagtagtagcacagtagtagcagtattagcagtattagcagtagcagcagtattagcagtagcagtagtagcagtattagcagcagtattagcagtattagcagtagtagcagtattagcagtagcagtactattagcagcagtagtagcagtattaacagtattagcagtattagcagtagcagcagtattagcagtagcagcagcagtattagcagtatcagcagtattagcagtagcagcagtattagcagtattagcagcagtattagcagtagtagcagcagtattagcagtattagcagtagcagcagtattagcagcagtattagcagtagcagtattagcagcagtattagcagtattagcagtattagcagtagtagcagtattagcagtattagcagtattagcagtagcagAGAGGTCAGTGGAGGTCATATTTGGAACTGCATCAGTGTACTCTCGTGTCACATTCAGAACTCTGGACTCAAACCTTTCTggctgttagcatgttagcatgttagcatgttctAAACTTGTCTGGATACATTCATATAAAGGAACAGATCCgatctgcacgtgtgtgtcgtGTTTGTTAGCGTTCAGGTTTAGACTCAGGCGCCCGCTAACCTTTGAGGAGCGGCGCTTGAATCATGTGATCACACCTGTCAATCACTTTAGCCTCGACCGAAGGCTGAGTGATCACCTTCCTGACCTCTCCATGACCCCAGGAGACGCTGAAACAGATGAACGCGACCTTTATTTGAGTGCAGCGAGAGAGATCAAAGCTCCAAGCCACCAGTCAGGAGTGATGCAGAAGATCAAAGTAAGAAAACACATTCATGCAAAACGCAACACAAGCGAGAAAACACGGCAACAGCTGGAGTGGCGTCGATGCGTCACATGACTGGTCACATGACGGGTCACATGACGTTTGTTGTGTTGGGATTCCTTTTGCTGCCTCCAGGGGTGCTGTAGAGTCGGGTCCCAAACTCAAatgagctaagctaagctaagtgaAGCCCCCTCACTGGAGGGCTGacgtgctgccccctgctggctggttCCACCTTCCCTCGTTCACCTGTGGAAAAACCTGTGGCTTTGACAACATTCATGTTCTAACTGAGAAATAAGGCTGAAGAAACGCCCAAACTGTCCTCAAACACAGCTAACATCTTAGCTTCCTGCTAACAGATGCTATTCATGGGCTAGCGCCGTTAGCTTGACCACAGACAGCAACATTCCTGTATCAGTTCCACATCAAACGGCACTTTCGAACATCAAAGCACGGAACGGTGGAACAATCAAAGAGGCAGAAAGTCAAAGCAAGTTGGACCTTCGCTAAATAACTGTTGTGTTGGTGGGCGGAACCTGGACCAGATCAGGTCCTCCACCGTCCCCGTGACCAGATGGACCAGATCAGGTCCTCCACCGTCCCCGTGGACCAGGATGGACCAGATCAGGTCCTCCACCCTCTCCGTGGACCCAGGATGACCAGATCCACGTGAGCCGACGAGCAACAAAGGTGATGAGAGACTAAACAGAAAGAAGCAACTCTGAATGTCCCCCCCCgctccctcttccccctccctcccccccctctccccccctgtccctctcctcccccctctcccccctccccctcctcccccctctcccccctccccctccctcccctcctccctccccctccctccccctcccccctctccccctccccctccctctccccccccctctcccccctcccccctctcccccctctccccctcctccccctctcccccctccctctcccccctccccctccccccctcccctccctcccccctctcccccctctccctcccccctctgtctctttctttcctccttctgtcttgtttcttttttgatgAACGAGCGAATGTTGCCAGACTGTTGCAGCCCGATTAGATGGACGGTTGCTCTGTTCGAGGGTctcgtcctggtcctggtcctggtcccggtcccggtcccggtcccggtcctggTCCCGATCCCTCCAGTGTttgcaggcagcagcaggtcatGCACCAGTTCACCTCCAGGGGGAGCCgttgtctcctcctctcacctccatcACTGGAGGTAGCGGTACACTTTGAAGCAATGGTTTCCAGAATCGGCCACGACCACGTGTCCGTCGGAGGTCAGGGCCAGGCCCTGGGGTCCATAAAGAGGGTCCGCTGAGGTGTTGATGTAGGACAGGAAGGAGCCGCTTCCATCAAACACCTGGAAAAGAGAGGAACATGTCTGGACGGTGGCTGACCCTCGTGGACGAGGACGCCACCCTGCTACCTGAATCCTGCTGTTGCCCCAATCGGCTACGATGATGTTCCCGTTGACGTCCACCGCGACGCCCGTGGGAGCGTTGAATTGGCCGTTCCCTTCCCCGTTGGAGCCGAACTTCAGGAGCAGGTCCCCCTCGGGGGTGAAAACCTGaggaagagagcgagagcgagcgAGTGGAGTCTGGTGTCAGGGAGGCGGCTCGCTGGGGTCTGACCTTCACGGAGTGGTTGTGGAAGTCCGTCACGATGATCTCGTTGTTCTTGTTGACAGCAGCAAAATGAGGACCTGCGTGAGGACGCAGACAGACGGCCGGCGTCAAGAGAGCAGCCGCCGGTGCAAGGTCACCAGGAAACTACCTGCAAACTGCTTGTCTCCGTTGCCGCGGCTACCAAACTTGGTGATCAGCTTGCCGGAGAGCTGGAAGATGAAGACGGTGCAAGCCTTGTTGTCCACCACGATCACGTGCCCGTTCTGGTCCACGGACACACCCTTTGGTCCCAGGAGTCTGCCAGAGCCAAGCTTTGCCTACGagaagcatcaacatcagcGGGCGGGAGACACACCCCACCCTCCGGGGGTCCCTCCCTGCCCACCCAGGCCCCCACCCTCCGGGGGTCCCTCTCGCCCACCCGCGGCCCATCAGCTGATCAGCGTTGGCACGAACCTTGAATTTGCCTTCGCAGGAAAAGATGCTGACCCACTTATTGTCGTAGTCGGCGAGGATGATGTCGCCACTGGGGTGCACCGCCACGCCCGTGGGCCGCTGCAGTTGCCCCGGTGACCGCCCACGGACCCCGAAGCGGGTTTTGAATTCGCCGTCGTTGGAGAAGATCTGGAACGGAGACAGAACCGTGTGACAGCGGGGAACAGGCACGGAGGTCCCGCGCTCTCGTACCTGCACACACTGATTGTTGCTGTCGGCGATCAGAACCCTGCCACAGGAGGAGGCGGCCACGCCCTGAAGGTTGGTGAACTCCCCTTTATTCCGCCCCTTGGTTCCTGAGGATCAGCCAACCAACACAGCCACCAGTtacacccacttcctgtttctggacGGTTCTGCTCCCCAGGAGCTCAAACATGGTCACTACTGGACCACGAAGCTCTCACCAATCttgaagatgaggtcatcctcGATAGGGTTCTGGGTCTTGCGCCGTGGGGTGCCCAGGGCGCTGCTGGCCCTCTTGGAACCCTTCTTCTTTTGTCCCGGGGACTTCCCTCGCCTCTTGGCCCCATCGGAGGAGCCCGTGGACGGCGTGGCGTAGGCAGCTGAGTTGGTTGTTGTGGTGGCAGAAGGCGACACCTGAGGACAACACCCCAAAGGAGCTAAAGTGTTGGCCGACCTTGGCCGACCTTGGCCGACCTTGGCCTCCGGTGGAACGCTcttctcacctccacctctgagCTCCTGCTGACGCTCAGCTTGAAGGGGCTCCCTTTGATGTGCTGGTCGTACAGGCGAAGAGCCAATGAGAAATCTCCTTCTTTGGGGATAACGTACACAAACTCGTAGGTTCCGTTCTTGTGGTCCACGATCTCTCCGTCCACGATGCTGCCATCCGGGGTGAACACCTGTGGACGGAACAACGGGCCGGGTGGTTCCAGGGAACCTTCAGAACAGCTGCTCCCCTGCCCCCCTGCACCACAGACACCCACCTCAGCCGACAGGACGGCGTTGCCGCTCTTGCAGGCACCGCCCGATTTGTCTCTCGTCACAACGGTCACCGAGGCGGGGTGTCCCACCCGGCACTcttcaagccccgcccccatggCTTCGCTCTGGCTCGCCACTGCACTGATGGAGAcgagcagagacacagaggctCAGGTGAGGAGACCCTCCTCTGGAGGCAGAGCTGACCTCCATACCTCGTGGTGACGATGGTCCCCAGGTTGTGGATGGACTTCCTCAGCGTGTCCGTCTCCATCATCAGATCCAGCTGGTCGTTCTCCTCAGGCTGACAGGACACGTTGAGCTGGGccaggtggagcagctgctcctgcagctcccctcCACCTGCATGCTGGCCACACACGCCTCCCCCACCAGGGCCTCCTCTGACCGGGTACAGGAGGACACCATGTCCCCCTCCGCCTGGACCAGGTGGTCTACCTgggcctggaggacctggaggaggtgcagacaTGGTGACGTGAGCTCCAGCCTGTGAGGGAAGACAGGATGTTCTGCAGTTGCACCTTCTGTTTGAGTCCGTATGTGACCTCCAGCTCCATGAGCAGGACACTCTTCCGGACGTCCAGCTGCTTGTGCAGATCCTCGAAGTTGGAATGGACGTCCTCTTCGATGGaagctctctgattggtcagctgctggaggagttcTCTGATGAGGTTCAGGGCATCTGAGACCTGGGGCAGTCTGGAGGAGAGATCAGCCGTCAGCCAGAACCAGTGAGCAGCATCTAACAGTGAGGTGCAGAGCctgtgttgtcatgacaacagaaGAGGTCACGTGTGATCCGCAGAGCAGGTTCCAGCCACTCCGATGCACCAGAACCTCAGGCAGGTTCTGCTCCGGCTCACCTGTTCTGCACAGACGTgagcttctcctgcaggtggCCACGCTGCTGCTCCAGGCCCTGGTCCAGAGCAGCGTGGGGTGCTCCTCGTGGCCTGAGACACAGTCCTCACACAGGCCTCCTCACAGGCCGGACAGAACAGGTGGGCTACCTGTGGACCACAGGAGGGCGGAGTCACATCACACAGCTGAAACCAACCCCAAGGTGGAGCAGCACCCCGGGGTCCAAGATGAAGACCCAAACCacgtcccctctgtcctccttcctgtcctccctcctgtcccctcctcctgacctccctcctgtcctccctcctgtcctccctcctgtcctccttcctgtcctccctcctgtcctccttcctgtcctccctcctgtcctccctcctgtcctccttcctgatcTCCCTCCTATCCTCCCTCctaactcctcctcctccacctccttcctgtcctccctccctgtcctccttcctgtcctccctcctgacctccctcctgtcctccttcctgtcctccctcctatCCTCCCTCCTAACCTCCCTCCtaacctccttcctgtcctccctcctgtcctccttcctgtcctccctcctgacctccctcctgtcctccttcctgtcctccttcctgtcctccctcctgtcctccctcctttccctccttcctgtcctccctccgtccttcctgtcctccctcccttccttgtcctccctcctgtcctccctcctgtcctccctcctgtcctccttcctgtcctccctcctgtcctcccttttgtcctccctcctgtcctccctcctgtcctccctcctgtcctccttcctgtcctccctcctgtcctccctcctgtcctccctcctgtcctccttcctgtcctccttcctgatctcccctcctgtcctccctcctaaCCTCCCTCCtaacctccttcctgtcctccctcctgtcctccttcctgtcctccctcctgacctccctcctgtcctccttcctgtcctccctcctgtcctccttcc of Takifugu flavidus isolate HTHZ2018 unplaced genomic scaffold, ASM371156v2 ctg413, whole genome shotgun sequence contains these proteins:
- the LOC130520521 gene encoding tripartite motif-containing protein 2-like isoform X1 — protein: MNRFCLQIPERNRHPRSSCWLCTGIGGVSGGSSPADGGQSAFPRDSSSEECTVLEAPPTKNTCPQHAGKVAHLFCPACEEACVRTVSQATRSTPRCSGPGPGAAAWPPAGEAHVCAEQTAPGLRCPEPHQRTPPAADQSESFHRRGRPFQLRGSAQAAGRPEECPAHGAGGHIRTQTEGPPGPGRPPGPGGGGHGVLLYPVRGGPGGGGVCGQHAGGGELQEQLLHLAQLNVSCQPEENDQLDLMMETDTLRKSIHNLGTIVTTSAVASQSEAMGAGLEECRVGHPASVTVVTRDKSGGACKSGNAVLSAEVFTPDGSIVDGEIVDHKNGTYEFVYVIPKEGDFSLALRLYDQHIKGSPFKLSVSRSSEVEVSPSATTTTNSAAYATPSTGSSDGAKRRGKSPGQKKKGSKRASSALGTPRRKTQNPIEDDLIFKIGTKGRNKGEFTNLQGVAASSCGRVLIADSNNQCVQVRERGTSVPVPRCHTVLSPFQIFSNDGEFKTRFGVRGRSPGQLQRPTGVAVHPSGDIILADYDNKWVSIFSCEGKFKAKLGSGRLLGPKGVSVDQNGHVIVVDNKACTVFIFQLSGKLITKFGSRGNGDKQFAGPHFAAVNKNNEIIVTDFHNHSVKVFTPEGDLLLKFGSNGEGNGQFNAPTGVAVDVNGNIIVADWGNSRIQVFDGSGSFLSYINTSADPLYGPQGLALTSDGHVVVADSGNHCFKVYRYLQ
- the LOC130520521 gene encoding tripartite motif-containing protein 2-like isoform X2, with amino-acid sequence MNRFCLQIPERNRHPRSSCWLCTGIGGVSGGSSPADGGQSAFPRDSSSEECTVLEAPPTKNTCPQHAGKVAHLFCPACEEACVRTVSQATRSTPRCSGPGPGAAAWPPAGEAHVCAEQTAPGLRCPEPHQRTPPAADQSESFHRRGRPFQLRGSAQAAGRPEECPAHGAGGHIRTQTEGPPGPGRPPGPGGGGHGVLLYPVRGGPGGGGVCGQHAGGGELQEQLLHLAQLNVSCQPEENDQLDLMMETDTLRKSIHNLGTIVTTSAVASQSEAMGAGLEECRVGHPASVTVVTRDKSGGACKSGNAVLSAEVFTPDGSIVDGEIVDHKNGTYEFVYVIPKEGDFSLALRLYDQHIKGSPFKLSVSRSSEVEVSPSATTTTNSAAYATPSTGSSDGAKRRGKSPGQKKKGSKRASSALGTPRRKTQNPIEDDLIFKIGTKGRNKGEFTNLQGVAASSCGRVLIADSNNQCVQIFSNDGEFKTRFGVRGRSPGQLQRPTGVAVHPSGDIILADYDNKWVSIFSCEGKFKAKLGSGRLLGPKGVSVDQNGHVIVVDNKACTVFIFQLSGKLITKFGSRGNGDKQFAGPHFAAVNKNNEIIVTDFHNHSVKVFTPEGDLLLKFGSNGEGNGQFNAPTGVAVDVNGNIIVADWGNSRIQVFDGSGSFLSYINTSADPLYGPQGLALTSDGHVVVADSGNHCFKVYRYLQ